A single genomic interval of Bradyrhizobium sp. sBnM-33 harbors:
- a CDS encoding GGDEF domain-containing protein has translation MRAGFVTKSSILISMLISGLLTAGLSYRSALVMRELALARAALLRISCTDQLTGLLNRRGFDEAAMSALTEARKANLPTTVLMCDIDRFKAINDQFGHEFGDRVLIAIAEVLRSFGERRQMLVARHGGEEFAVLMTGTSRERAALYAEELLQACAAQEISSEEISANVTISIGLAECHGKTDLAKVMRMADQALYAAKHRGRNRVVRADILAESIAA, from the coding sequence GTGCGCGCCGGCTTCGTGACCAAATCGTCGATCCTGATCAGCATGCTCATTTCGGGGCTGCTGACGGCAGGCCTGAGCTATCGGTCTGCCTTGGTGATGCGTGAATTGGCGTTGGCGCGCGCCGCGCTGCTGCGAATTTCCTGTACCGACCAATTGACCGGATTGCTTAACCGGCGGGGCTTCGACGAAGCCGCGATGTCTGCCCTGACCGAGGCGCGCAAGGCGAATCTGCCCACCACCGTGCTGATGTGCGACATCGATCGCTTCAAGGCGATCAACGATCAGTTCGGGCATGAGTTCGGAGACAGGGTGCTCATCGCGATCGCGGAGGTGCTGCGCTCCTTCGGCGAGCGAAGGCAGATGCTGGTGGCAAGGCATGGCGGCGAGGAATTTGCCGTCCTGATGACCGGGACATCAAGGGAACGCGCCGCTCTATACGCCGAGGAGCTTCTGCAGGCCTGCGCCGCCCAGGAAATCTCGAGCGAAGAGATTTCGGCTAACGTGACGATCAGCATCGGGCTGGCCGAATGCCACGGTAAAACGGACCTGGCCAAGGTCATGCGCATGGCCGATCAGGCCCTTTATGCGGCCAAGCATCGAGGGCGCAATCGCGTCGTCCGGGCGGACATCTTGGCGGAGTCGATCGCCGCGTAA